Proteins encoded in a region of the Candidatus Jidaibacter acanthamoeba genome:
- a CDS encoding ankyrin repeat domain-containing protein — MKKLTFQEVLGLHSDKVLFSLGLEENVDIDSEYIIYLHDKTNSKTHEIKNVLQAVYKNKLVTPFKIFINYHNRKLAVFHLERLRRTENISNVNHELSKITFLSIKQKELLRQFMMLFHKIDIKNIKIIETYKADISRLADKILLSLINYIKRLDLSKSEVASFNILKSLVSRSPDSWFSRQLVFKEASRSYAISKALINLLELVSEGEVEQVKQVRLQYIFEDYIQSITNLVSFDGNTEMMKALVEHVFSEKIDKRMINILLSKAVRYKNIDLAKYFLEKGAEPNSFNNLDDAVQFNYEDLVSLLLKYDANPNCNGLIL; from the coding sequence ATGAAGAAGCTAACATTCCAAGAAGTTCTAGGCTTACATTCTGATAAGGTATTATTCTCTTTAGGGTTAGAAGAAAATGTGGATATTGATTCAGAATACATCATATATTTGCATGATAAAACCAACAGTAAGACACATGAAATTAAAAACGTATTACAGGCAGTTTATAAAAATAAATTAGTTACCCCATTTAAGATCTTTATAAATTACCACAATAGAAAACTAGCAGTATTCCACTTAGAGAGACTAAGGAGAACGGAAAATATTTCAAATGTTAATCACGAATTATCAAAAATTACTTTTTTAAGTATAAAACAAAAAGAACTATTAAGGCAATTCATGATGTTGTTTCATAAAATAGATATTAAAAATATCAAGATTATCGAGACTTATAAAGCCGATATAAGTAGATTAGCTGATAAAATACTATTGTCCTTAATAAATTACATTAAAAGATTGGATCTAAGTAAGTCTGAAGTAGCATCCTTTAATATTTTAAAATCATTAGTATCAAGAAGTCCGGATTCATGGTTTTCCAGGCAATTAGTTTTCAAAGAAGCATCCCGTAGCTACGCCATTTCTAAAGCATTAATTAACCTGCTGGAATTAGTATCCGAGGGAGAAGTAGAACAGGTAAAACAAGTCAGACTTCAATATATATTTGAGGATTATATACAAAGTATAACCAACCTTGTAAGCTTTGACGGTAACACTGAAATGATGAAGGCTTTGGTAGAACATGTATTTTCAGAAAAAATAGATAAAAGAATGATAAATATCTTACTTAGTAAAGCAGTAAGATATAAAAATATAGACTTAGCTAAATATTTTCTTGAAAAAGGAGCCGAACCTAACTCCTTTAATAATCTTGATGATGCTGTACAATTTAATTATGAAGATTTAGTAAGTTTACTTTTAAAGTACGATGCCAATCCTAATTGTAACGGCTTGATTTTATAA